The Peribacillus simplex genome contains a region encoding:
- a CDS encoding ABC transporter ATP-binding protein, whose protein sequence is MALQIKEVTKKFGEFTAVNKLDLTIPEKEMFGFLGGNGAGKTTTFRMILGLLDPTEGEVTWDGKKIDYTTSSLIGYLPEERGLYPKLKVRDQIVYLARLRGMNKRDALKELEYWLDRFMVPEYIDKRVEELSKGNQQKIQLIASMIHKPELLILDEPFSGLDPVNVEILKKAVIDLRDSGTTIVFSSHRMEHVEEMCEHLCIMHKGSPVVAGKLKEIKRSFGKKNVSIKADFDLSFLDNYSGVTKVKNTMEGKILQVTGEDVAENMIRDLVPRGFVRKFELEEPSLTDIFIEKVGAVYE, encoded by the coding sequence TTGGCTTTACAAATTAAAGAAGTTACGAAAAAATTCGGGGAATTCACTGCTGTCAACAAGCTTGATTTAACTATCCCCGAAAAAGAAATGTTCGGCTTTTTAGGCGGGAACGGAGCGGGGAAAACGACTACGTTCCGAATGATACTCGGCCTGCTTGACCCGACTGAAGGGGAAGTGACCTGGGATGGTAAAAAAATCGATTATACGACCAGTTCATTGATTGGCTATCTTCCTGAAGAACGCGGACTATATCCAAAACTGAAGGTGCGCGATCAAATTGTGTATTTGGCTAGATTAAGAGGGATGAACAAAAGGGATGCTTTGAAAGAATTGGAGTATTGGCTGGACCGCTTTATGGTTCCTGAATATATCGATAAGAGAGTTGAAGAGCTTTCAAAGGGAAATCAGCAAAAAATCCAGCTAATCGCATCCATGATCCATAAACCTGAATTACTTATCCTTGACGAACCCTTCAGCGGCCTGGATCCAGTGAATGTGGAAATACTGAAGAAAGCCGTCATCGACTTAAGGGACAGCGGTACGACAATCGTTTTCTCTAGCCATCGCATGGAGCATGTTGAGGAGATGTGTGAGCATCTTTGCATCATGCATAAAGGTTCTCCTGTTGTGGCTGGAAAATTAAAAGAAATCAAGCGTTCTTTTGGTAAAAAGAATGTGTCAATTAAAGCTGATTTTGATTTATCCTTTTTGGATAATTATTCAGGTGTAACAAAAGTAAAGAACACGATGGAAGGAAAGATTCTTCAAGTCACTGGTGAAGATGTGGCTGAGAACATGATTCGTGATCTTGTTCCAAGAGGTTTCGTCAGGAAGTTCGAATTGGAAGAACCATCGCTGACGGATATTTTCATTGAAAAAGTGGGTGCCGTCTATGAATAA
- a CDS encoding ABC transporter permease yields MNNFWIVLSHTYLSKLKTKSFIISTIIMMALILVLTNISNLIDKFDSDDQEKVAVIDQTEGSLFDSYKKAVAGVNDDLSIISAQDEKEAEKMVNAEDIVGYLLIEKDETVGFKGTYKANQISDSAVSNDLLLALTQLKGQITAKELNLTEQQIAQLNTPPAFDTIALQKNAKTEEDLNQARGLVYVLLFVIYFGVLMYATMIAMEVATEKTSRVMEILISSVPPVTQMFAKIMGVALLSLTQMILFFGVGYFSIKQNLTGMDEGFFSFFGFGSTDISTIIYAIIFALLGYFLYATLAACLGSVVSKIEDVQQMISPMTMLVVIAFMIAMFGLGNPSASYITITSFIPFFTPMIMFLRVGMLEVPFWEIAISIAVLILTIVLLGIIGAKIYRGGVLMYGSSKSLKSIKNALQLSKKN; encoded by the coding sequence ATGAATAACTTTTGGATTGTCCTTTCCCATACATATCTATCAAAATTAAAAACGAAATCCTTTATCATTTCTACAATCATTATGATGGCCCTGATTCTTGTCCTTACGAATATTTCGAATCTTATTGATAAATTCGACAGTGATGATCAGGAAAAGGTTGCCGTCATCGATCAAACTGAAGGTAGCTTATTTGATTCTTACAAAAAAGCGGTAGCAGGTGTGAACGACGACCTATCGATAATATCCGCCCAGGATGAAAAGGAAGCGGAGAAAATGGTCAACGCGGAAGATATCGTTGGGTATTTGTTAATCGAAAAGGATGAAACCGTCGGCTTCAAGGGAACGTATAAAGCGAATCAAATTTCAGATTCTGCGGTAAGTAATGATTTGCTTTTAGCGCTTACCCAATTGAAGGGTCAAATAACTGCGAAGGAATTGAATTTGACAGAGCAGCAAATCGCTCAATTGAATACGCCGCCAGCATTTGATACGATTGCGCTTCAGAAAAATGCAAAAACGGAAGAGGATCTCAATCAAGCACGAGGTCTCGTGTATGTGCTCCTATTCGTCATTTACTTCGGTGTATTGATGTATGCAACGATGATTGCAATGGAAGTGGCTACGGAAAAAACATCACGGGTCATGGAAATCCTGATTTCAAGTGTCCCGCCAGTAACACAGATGTTTGCCAAAATAATGGGTGTTGCTTTGCTTAGTCTTACGCAAATGATTTTATTTTTTGGAGTGGGCTATTTCTCGATTAAACAAAACTTGACAGGTATGGATGAAGGATTCTTTTCATTTTTCGGTTTCGGAAGCACCGATATCTCAACTATCATTTATGCAATCATCTTCGCTTTGCTTGGTTATTTTCTTTACGCGACTCTTGCGGCATGCCTTGGGTCCGTTGTCAGCAAAATTGAAGATGTCCAGCAAATGATTTCACCGATGACCATGCTAGTCGTCATTGCATTCATGATTGCGATGTTTGGACTGGGGAATCCGTCAGCGAGTTATATTACGATTACATCTTTCATTCCATTTTTCACGCCTATGATCATGTTCTTGCGCGTAGGGATGCTTGAAGTTCCATTCTGGGAAATCGCCATCAGCATTGCTGTGTTGATCTTAACCATTGTTTTACTTGGAATTATCGGAGCAAAAATCTATCGTGGTGGAGTCTTGATGTACGGAAGCTCAAAATCACTGAAAAGCATCAAGAATGCATTGCAACTATCAAAGAAAAATTAA
- a CDS encoding metal-sensitive transcriptional regulator has product MLNGKDSVNEEECCTTSSHGRKSHHSEAVKKNLTTRLNRIEGQIRGIKGLIEKDTYCDDVITQIAATQSAMNSVAKILLEGHLRNCVVERLNEGDTEVIDEVLVTIQKLMKK; this is encoded by the coding sequence ATGTTGAATGGTAAAGATTCTGTGAATGAAGAAGAATGCTGTACGACCTCTTCCCACGGCCGAAAGAGTCATCACTCAGAAGCAGTAAAAAAGAATTTAACGACCCGGTTGAATCGAATTGAAGGTCAAATTCGCGGTATAAAGGGTCTTATTGAAAAAGATACGTATTGTGATGATGTGATTACCCAAATAGCAGCTACACAAAGCGCGATGAATAGTGTAGCCAAGATATTATTGGAAGGCCATCTAAGGAATTGTGTGGTCGAACGCCTGAATGAAGGGGATACAGAGGTTATAGATGAAGTGCTTGTAACGATACAAAAATTAATGAAAAAATAA
- the copZ gene encoding copper chaperone CopZ, with the protein MENVTLSVSGMSCGHCVNAVEGNVGKLAGVESVKVHLDAGKVDVAFDKEKVSLEKIKEKIDDQGYDVE; encoded by the coding sequence ATGGAAAATGTAACATTGAGTGTAAGTGGAATGTCTTGTGGTCATTGTGTGAATGCAGTTGAAGGGAACGTAGGAAAACTTGCAGGTGTTGAAAGCGTAAAAGTGCATTTGGACGCAGGAAAAGTAGATGTAGCGTTTGATAAGGAAAAAGTATCACTTGAGAAAATAAAAGAAAAAATCGATGATCAAGGCTACGATGTCGAATAA
- a CDS encoding heavy metal translocating P-type ATPase — protein MSGQTKETTLQITGMTCAACANRIEKGLNRMEGVEEATVNLALEKSVIKYDTEKLSNKDFEKKIQDLGYDVVKEKKEFTITGMTCAACANRIEKGLNRLDGVSMANVNLALENATVEYDPSEASPVDIIQRVEKLGYGAIIKEDNQESADFRQKEIQKQKNTFIFSVILSFPLLWAMVSHFSFTSFIYMPDFLMNPWVQMAFATPVQFLIGKQFYVGAYKALKNKSANMDVLVAMGTSAAYFYSVYQAIISMGSHHNTAQLYFETSSILITLILLGKLFEAKAKGRSSEAIKKLMGLQAKTALVLRNGGEHEIPLEEVIVGDTILVKPGEKIPVDGEVFEGNSAVDESMLTGESIPVDKTNGDTVIGSTLNKNGFLKMKATKIGRDTALSQIIKVVEDAQGSKAPIQRLADQISGVFVPIVVGIALLTFLVWMIWVNPGEFTPAFEAMIAVLVIACPCALGLATPTSIMAGSGRAAEFGILFKGGEHLETTHHIDAVILDKTGTVTNGAPVLTDVLIENGMEEEQFLSLIGAAEKQSEHPLAQSIVQGIQARQISLAAIEEFEAIPGYGVRAVVDQKVLYVGTRKLMKQNNVDITKALTAMEAFEEQGKTAMLASIDGEYAGLIAVADTIKDTSLTAIKRLKAMDIQVIMITGDNQTTANAIGHQVGIDQVIAEVLPEGKAEEVKKLQSAGKRVAMVGDGINDAPALALADIGMAIGTGTDVAMEAADITLIRGDLNSIADAILMSRKTMRNIKQNLFWAFAYNVIGIPIAAIGLLAPWLAGAAMAFSSVSVVLNALRLQRVKL, from the coding sequence GTGAGCGGCCAAACAAAAGAAACAACCTTACAGATTACAGGTATGACTTGCGCTGCCTGTGCTAACCGGATTGAAAAAGGGTTAAACCGAATGGAAGGCGTTGAGGAAGCCACCGTTAATTTGGCTCTTGAGAAATCTGTCATTAAATATGATACGGAAAAATTAAGCAACAAGGACTTTGAAAAGAAAATTCAAGACCTTGGCTATGATGTAGTAAAAGAGAAAAAGGAATTTACGATTACGGGCATGACCTGTGCTGCCTGTGCTAACCGAATTGAAAAAGGGTTAAATAGGCTGGATGGAGTAAGCATGGCCAATGTGAATCTTGCGCTCGAAAATGCGACAGTCGAATATGATCCTTCCGAGGCCTCCCCAGTTGACATCATTCAACGGGTGGAGAAGTTAGGGTATGGGGCGATCATCAAGGAAGATAACCAGGAATCCGCGGATTTCCGTCAAAAAGAAATTCAAAAACAAAAGAATACATTCATTTTTTCGGTCATATTATCATTTCCATTGTTATGGGCGATGGTAAGCCATTTTAGTTTTACTTCGTTTATCTATATGCCTGATTTCCTCATGAATCCTTGGGTGCAAATGGCATTCGCCACCCCCGTGCAATTTCTGATTGGTAAGCAGTTTTATGTGGGGGCTTATAAAGCCTTGAAAAATAAAAGTGCCAACATGGATGTATTAGTCGCAATGGGAACATCCGCTGCCTATTTTTACAGTGTTTATCAGGCGATCATCTCGATGGGATCCCATCACAATACGGCACAACTTTATTTCGAAACTAGTTCGATTCTTATCACCCTCATTCTCTTAGGGAAGCTTTTTGAAGCAAAAGCAAAAGGACGTTCTTCCGAGGCCATCAAAAAATTGATGGGGCTTCAGGCCAAAACGGCACTGGTGTTAAGGAACGGGGGAGAACATGAAATACCACTTGAGGAAGTCATCGTGGGAGATACGATTTTGGTGAAGCCGGGTGAAAAGATCCCTGTCGATGGAGAGGTATTCGAAGGGAACTCTGCCGTTGATGAATCCATGTTAACGGGTGAGAGCATTCCGGTGGATAAAACAAATGGGGATACTGTGATTGGCTCAACATTGAATAAGAATGGGTTTCTCAAAATGAAAGCGACAAAGATCGGAAGGGATACCGCTCTTTCCCAAATCATAAAAGTGGTCGAGGATGCTCAAGGGTCCAAAGCCCCGATTCAACGTCTTGCTGACCAAATTTCCGGTGTCTTCGTTCCCATTGTTGTCGGAATCGCCCTTTTAACTTTTCTGGTTTGGATGATATGGGTTAACCCTGGAGAATTCACACCAGCTTTTGAAGCGATGATTGCAGTGCTAGTCATAGCCTGTCCGTGTGCTTTAGGTCTGGCCACTCCCACATCCATCATGGCAGGATCAGGGCGGGCCGCTGAATTCGGTATTTTATTTAAAGGCGGGGAACATTTGGAAACCACACACCATATAGATGCGGTCATTTTGGATAAAACGGGAACAGTGACAAATGGTGCCCCTGTGTTGACCGATGTCCTCATCGAGAACGGTATGGAAGAAGAACAGTTTTTATCTCTAATCGGAGCAGCTGAAAAACAATCTGAACACCCTCTTGCGCAATCAATCGTTCAAGGAATTCAAGCAAGACAGATATCACTTGCTGCGATAGAGGAATTTGAAGCGATTCCTGGATACGGCGTGAGAGCTGTAGTGGATCAAAAAGTGTTATACGTCGGAACGCGTAAGTTGATGAAGCAAAATAACGTGGATATTACTAAGGCATTGACAGCGATGGAAGCATTTGAAGAGCAAGGGAAGACAGCAATGCTCGCTAGCATTGATGGGGAATATGCAGGACTCATTGCCGTTGCCGATACGATAAAAGATACCTCGCTAACGGCGATTAAAAGGTTGAAAGCAATGGATATCCAGGTCATCATGATAACCGGGGATAATCAAACGACAGCAAATGCCATCGGCCATCAAGTGGGCATTGACCAAGTGATTGCAGAAGTCCTTCCTGAAGGGAAAGCGGAAGAAGTGAAAAAACTGCAGTCCGCAGGTAAAAGAGTGGCAATGGTCGGAGATGGGATAAATGATGCTCCAGCGCTGGCATTGGCCGATATAGGAATGGCTATAGGAACCGGGACGGACGTAGCCATGGAAGCCGCCGATATCACTTTGATCCGGGGGGATTTGAACAGTATTGCAGATGCAATCCTCATGAGCCGGAAAACGATGCGGAATATCAAACAAAACCTTTTCTGGGCTTTTGCCTATAACGTAATCGGGATACCAATTGCGGCAATCGGACTGCTTGCCCCCTGGTTGGCTGGTGCTGCCATGGCTTTCAGTTCTGTATCAGTCGTATTGAATGCACTTCGCCTTCAACGGGTAAAGCTCTAA
- a CDS encoding DinB family protein: MEMNRARKMYDYHVWANQQVFQNLKQLPDGVYGDTIKSVFPSIKEVLVHLYATDITWLEIMKGSTVQDTFKKVEQRRKEVDGFSIHELESSYDELAKDYDNFFTSQPDLERTIVTEHPKMGACEFILADLIHHVVNHGTYHRGNVSAMLHQQGERGAPTDYVFYCLK; the protein is encoded by the coding sequence ATGGAAATGAACCGTGCAAGGAAAATGTATGATTACCACGTGTGGGCTAATCAGCAAGTGTTCCAAAACCTAAAACAATTACCGGACGGAGTCTATGGCGACACGATAAAAAGTGTCTTTCCATCCATCAAGGAAGTCCTTGTTCACCTTTACGCAACAGATATTACCTGGTTGGAGATAATGAAAGGAAGCACCGTTCAAGATACTTTTAAGAAAGTTGAACAGCGGCGGAAAGAAGTGGACGGGTTCTCAATACATGAACTTGAATCCTCCTATGATGAACTTGCAAAGGATTATGATAATTTTTTTACTTCTCAGCCTGATCTTGAACGGACCATTGTGACCGAACATCCCAAAATGGGGGCTTGTGAGTTTATACTTGCCGACCTCATCCATCATGTAGTGAATCATGGGACCTATCATCGCGGTAATGTTTCAGCGATGCTCCATCAGCAAGGCGAGCGTGGCGCACCAACGGATTATGTATTTTATTGTTTAAAATAA
- a CDS encoding patatin-like phospholipase family protein: MKADAVFEGGGVRGIAFIGAIQAMEEEKVEWERLAGTSAGAVIAALLASGYKSHEIRERYSEINYSKIRGRTFLNRIPIVGFFLELMVHLGIFKNDYLEKWVDSLLSEKGIKTFADLPDGKLKIIASDVSNGQMLILPDDLVRYGMSPADLKVSTAVMMSASLPFFFRPVIWKSKDRKKSYILDGGLLSNFPIWIFDTENPRFPTFGFHFVKDEVNIDPVIPTPIHLFKNIFKTMLQAHDLRHMDEETIERTIQIPTGGIDATDFELNEEEIDFLYQSGYTSAKEFLSKWDFEKYKLKRMQRVKNK; encoded by the coding sequence ATGAAAGCAGATGCCGTTTTTGAAGGTGGGGGGGTCAGGGGAATTGCTTTTATTGGAGCGATTCAAGCAATGGAAGAGGAAAAAGTAGAATGGGAGAGACTTGCGGGGACATCAGCAGGAGCAGTAATCGCAGCTCTTTTGGCTAGTGGCTATAAAAGCCATGAAATTAGAGAGCGGTATAGTGAAATCAACTACTCAAAGATTCGAGGCAGGACATTTCTGAATCGAATTCCCATTGTGGGCTTCTTTTTGGAACTTATGGTTCATCTTGGGATTTTCAAAAACGACTATTTGGAAAAATGGGTGGATTCTCTTCTTTCAGAAAAAGGGATTAAGACATTCGCGGATCTTCCAGATGGAAAGTTGAAGATAATTGCGTCTGATGTTTCGAATGGCCAGATGCTTATTTTGCCAGATGATTTGGTACGCTATGGTATGTCACCTGCTGATTTAAAAGTTTCAACTGCCGTAATGATGAGTGCCTCTCTGCCATTTTTCTTCCGTCCGGTTATCTGGAAATCAAAAGACCGGAAAAAATCCTACATTTTAGATGGTGGTTTACTTAGTAACTTCCCAATATGGATTTTCGATACAGAAAATCCTCGCTTTCCAACATTCGGATTCCATTTTGTGAAAGATGAAGTTAACATAGATCCGGTTATACCAACGCCAATCCACCTTTTCAAAAATATATTTAAAACGATGCTTCAAGCCCATGATTTACGACATATGGACGAAGAAACGATTGAACGCACGATTCAAATTCCTACTGGCGGCATCGACGCAACGGACTTTGAACTGAATGAGGAAGAAATCGACTTTCTCTATCAATCAGGCTATACTTCTGCAAAAGAATTTTTGTCTAAGTGGGATTTTGAAAAATATAAGCTCAAACGGATGCAAAGAGTAAAAAATAAGTAG
- a CDS encoding DnaA N-terminal domain-containing protein, with protein sequence MQELLKLKLSLRHELNRVTQIIDHLNPDQEAVLPLKDVSIHNELLDDKDIFSLVKLQMQKKISKPSYEAWMKDVYFSSIESDRMTLVAPNVFARDWLEERYAELIKFLL encoded by the coding sequence ATGCAGGAGTTACTAAAGCTAAAACTTTCACTAAGACATGAATTAAATCGTGTCACTCAAATAATAGATCATTTAAACCCGGATCAAGAGGCTGTACTTCCTTTAAAAGATGTGTCAATACATAATGAATTGTTGGACGATAAAGATATATTCTCCCTTGTTAAATTACAAATGCAGAAAAAGATCTCTAAACCGAGCTATGAGGCTTGGATGAAAGATGTGTACTTTTCTTCTATTGAAAGTGACCGAATGACATTAGTTGCACCTAATGTATTCGCTCGAGATTGGCTTGAGGAAAGGTACGCAGAATTAATTAAATTCTTGCTGTAG
- a CDS encoding aspartyl-phosphate phosphatase Spo0E family protein, with amino-acid sequence MEALFEKIEILRKELITTGLIYGFTAPKTLHKSQELDELLNLLTNEKEPNDLEYV; translated from the coding sequence ATGGAAGCATTATTTGAAAAAATTGAGATATTGAGGAAAGAACTAATAACCACCGGATTGATTTATGGATTTACTGCCCCAAAAACATTACATAAAAGCCAGGAACTAGATGAACTGTTGAATTTACTTACAAATGAAAAAGAACCAAATGATTTAGAATATGTCTAA
- a CDS encoding alkaline phosphatase D family protein: MNNERAMDDLIKNWSELGKNMDRRNFIQGASKLAGLSLGLALAQSMGGIEVNAAPKFSDYPFTLGVASGDPLSDSVVLWTRLAPDPLNGGGMPNEAISVKWEVAKDENFRKIVQQGKEIARPELGHSVHVEVSGLKPDKVYFYRFKSGGEVSQTGKTKTLPPVGSSVSSLSFAFVSCQQFEHGYYTAYKHLAKEDLDIVFHLGDYIYEYGPNEYVSSTGNVRVHSGPEIITLEDYRNRYAQYRSDTHLKAAHAAFPWVVTWDDHEVENNYANVIPEKGQSVEAFIKRRAAAYQAYYEHMPLRKSSLPKGADMRLYRNFTYGDLASFFVLDSRQYRDDQANGDGSSPQTPESLDPKRTLLGPEQEQWLTDNLSKSNTKWNVLPQQIFFAQRNYGTPTAPKFSMDSWDGYPAARDRLIDVIKGNNLENLVVLTGDVHASWAANLKADFDDPNSKIFGVEFVGTSITSGGNGADKRADTDKILSQNPHIKFFNDYRGYVRCKVTPEQWKADYRVVPFVTEPGADISTRASFVFDKDQTGLRKVASAAVMEGVQKTNEVEEDRTRAHNRAHEKQRMKKQGNVTN, translated from the coding sequence ATGAATAATGAAAGAGCAATGGATGATTTAATTAAGAATTGGAGCGAATTAGGCAAGAACATGGACCGCAGAAACTTTATCCAGGGAGCAAGTAAGCTTGCCGGACTTTCATTAGGTCTTGCCCTTGCTCAATCAATGGGCGGGATTGAAGTGAATGCTGCCCCGAAATTCAGTGATTATCCATTTACTCTCGGTGTAGCTTCAGGTGATCCGCTCTCGGATAGTGTAGTTTTATGGACAAGGTTGGCACCTGATCCGTTGAATGGCGGAGGAATGCCAAATGAAGCCATTTCCGTTAAATGGGAAGTGGCAAAGGATGAGAATTTCAGAAAGATTGTCCAGCAGGGCAAGGAAATAGCCAGGCCGGAACTTGGACACTCCGTTCATGTGGAAGTAAGCGGGTTAAAACCTGACAAGGTCTATTTTTACCGTTTTAAAAGCGGAGGGGAAGTAAGTCAGACTGGGAAAACGAAAACTCTTCCGCCAGTAGGTTCAAGTGTTTCGAGCTTGTCATTCGCGTTTGTTTCATGCCAGCAATTTGAGCATGGTTATTATACGGCATATAAACATTTGGCAAAAGAAGATCTGGATATTGTCTTTCACCTTGGCGATTATATATATGAATATGGACCAAATGAATATGTTTCATCTACAGGTAATGTCCGTGTACATAGTGGTCCGGAGATCATCACGCTTGAGGATTATCGAAATAGATACGCACAATACCGCTCTGATACCCATCTAAAAGCGGCACACGCAGCTTTCCCATGGGTCGTGACATGGGATGATCATGAAGTTGAAAACAATTATGCAAATGTCATCCCGGAAAAAGGACAATCGGTAGAAGCATTCATCAAGAGAAGGGCCGCCGCCTATCAGGCTTACTATGAGCATATGCCCCTTCGTAAATCGTCTTTGCCTAAGGGAGCGGATATGCGGTTATACCGAAATTTCACATATGGAGATCTGGCCTCTTTCTTTGTATTGGATTCCCGTCAATACCGCGATGATCAGGCAAACGGCGATGGAAGTTCCCCGCAAACGCCTGAGTCACTTGATCCGAAACGGACATTGCTAGGTCCAGAGCAGGAACAGTGGCTAACTGACAATCTATCAAAATCAAATACGAAGTGGAACGTTCTGCCTCAGCAGATTTTCTTTGCACAACGGAATTATGGAACACCAACCGCTCCCAAATTCAGCATGGATTCCTGGGATGGGTACCCGGCTGCACGCGATCGTTTAATTGATGTAATCAAAGGAAACAACCTGGAAAATCTGGTCGTGTTGACCGGTGATGTACATGCTAGCTGGGCAGCCAATCTAAAGGCGGATTTCGATGATCCAAATTCAAAGATTTTCGGTGTGGAGTTTGTCGGAACTTCCATCACATCTGGTGGAAATGGAGCGGATAAGCGTGCGGATACTGATAAAATACTAAGTCAGAATCCACATATAAAGTTCTTTAATGATTACCGGGGATATGTCCGTTGCAAAGTAACCCCAGAACAATGGAAGGCTGACTACCGTGTAGTTCCATTCGTGACAGAACCAGGTGCGGACATATCGACAAGAGCATCCTTTGTTTTTGATAAGGATCAAACAGGGCTGCGTAAGGTTGCTTCAGCAGCGGTTATGGAAGGTGTACAAAAAACGAACGAAGTTGAGGAAGATCGGACGCGTGCCCATAATCGCGCACACGAAAAACAAAGAATGAAAAAGCAGGGGAATGTGACGAATTGA
- a CDS encoding twin-arginine translocase TatA/TatE family subunit encodes MLSNIGIPGLVIVLVIALIIFGPSKLPEIGRAFGRTLSEFKSATKGLVNDSEKEDENENKAASRAVKKEG; translated from the coding sequence ATGCTTTCAAATATAGGAATACCCGGTTTGGTGATTGTCCTCGTGATTGCACTGATTATTTTTGGACCGTCCAAGCTGCCGGAAATCGGCCGTGCATTTGGCCGGACATTGTCCGAGTTCAAAAGTGCAACAAAGGGATTGGTGAATGATTCAGAAAAAGAGGATGAAAACGAGAATAAAGCTGCGTCAAGAGCTGTTAAAAAAGAGGGATGA
- the tatC gene encoding twin-arginine translocase subunit TatC: MEELRSRIIKTLIGFLAFFIVSFIFVQDIYELLIKDLEGKLAVLGPSEILWVYMIIAAVCAIAATIPLAAYQLWRFVAPALKPEERRVTFRFIPGLFILFITGISFGYFVLFPIVLGFLTSLSAGQFEMMFTAEKYFRFMINLILPFGILFEMPLVVMFLTRLGIINPTVLKKSRKVSYFVLVVISILITPPDLISDILVIVPLLVLYEVSVQLSNMVYRKRLMKDETALPVT; the protein is encoded by the coding sequence ATGGAGGAACTCCGAAGCAGAATCATTAAAACACTGATAGGTTTTCTGGCTTTTTTCATAGTGAGTTTCATATTCGTACAGGATATTTATGAACTGCTCATTAAGGATTTGGAAGGAAAGCTTGCCGTGCTGGGACCAAGTGAGATCCTTTGGGTTTACATGATTATCGCTGCGGTTTGTGCAATAGCTGCAACGATTCCGCTAGCAGCCTATCAGTTATGGCGCTTTGTGGCTCCAGCGCTGAAACCGGAAGAGAGAAGAGTTACATTTCGGTTCATACCCGGGCTCTTCATTCTATTCATCACCGGTATCTCATTTGGATATTTTGTTTTGTTTCCAATCGTGCTGGGTTTCCTCACTTCCCTATCGGCCGGGCAGTTCGAGATGATGTTCACAGCTGAAAAGTACTTTCGGTTCATGATTAATTTGATCTTACCTTTCGGGATTTTATTCGAGATGCCGCTTGTGGTCATGTTCCTGACCAGATTAGGCATCATCAATCCAACAGTGTTGAAAAAGTCACGTAAGGTTTCTTATTTCGTCCTGGTTGTCATCTCGATCCTGATTACGCCTCCAGATTTAATTTCGGACATTTTGGTCATCGTCCCTTTACTTGTGCTTTATGAAGTGAGTGTACAACTGTCCAATATGGTTTACCGAAAAAGGCTAATGAAAGATGAGACGGCATTACCTGTAACGTGA